The genome window GCTGGAATCGTAATAGAAAGTGCAAATTTAAGTAAATTTAAAACTGCTATAAATCAATCTTGCTTCTTACAAGAATTATATGATTTTAGTGATAATGATGAGATTTTAGGTCAGATCGACCCAGCGGTAATTGATTATGAACTTTTAGAGATTTTGGAGTTTTTTGAACCATATGGACAAAAAAACCCACGCCCGCTTTTTGAACTCAAAGATGCTACAGTTAAATCAGCTAAAAAGATAGGTAAGGAGGAATCACATCTAAAAATCATACTGCAAAAAGATAGCAAAACACTAGAAGCGGTATTTTTCAACTTTGATTACCTGCCAAAAATAGGAGAAAATATCGATATCTTAGTAACAATTGCTAAAAATTCATTCCGTGGGCTAATCACCCCTCAACTACTAATAAAAGAGATCATAAGATAGGAGTAAAAATGAGTCTAAATTTTATTAAAAACTTCATAAAACATGAAAGCTTTAGTGGTGTTTTGCTAATTATCGCTACAATTTTAGCTCTAGTTTTTCAAAATGGCTTTTTAAGTCACTTTTATCAAGAAATTTTAAGATCTGAATTTAGCGTTGGTTTTAGAGAATTTACTTTGGCTAAACCATTGATTTTATGGGTTAATGATGGACTTATGGCGATATTTTTCTTCGTCGTTGGACTTGAGCTTAAACGTGAAATTGTAGAAGGCGAATTATCAAATCCTAGCCAAATCGCACTTCCAATAATTGGAGCTCTTGGTGGAGTTATCTGTCCAGCACTTATCTTTTGGGGATTTAATCACGGTGATGATTTTGCTATAAGAGGCTGGGCTATACCTACAGCCACTGATATAGCTTTTGCTCTTGGGGTTTTGATGCTTTTGGGCAAAAGAGTTCCTAGCTCATTAAAAATTTTCTTACTAACTTTGGCTATTATTGATGATCTTTGTGCCATTGTAATTATAGCTCTATTTTATACTTCTGAACTCTCGCCGCTATCTTTTGGTGTAGCAATTGCGTGCTTAATCGTGCTATTTATCCTAAATCGCCTAAAAATTAGTAAAAAATCGGTCTTTTTAGTATTGACCATGATACTATGGTTTAGCGTATTAAAAAGTGGAGTACACGCAACTATTGCTGGAGTTGTAGCAGCATTTTTTATCCCAATGGTTGATAAAGAGGGTAAAAATATGCTAGAAGAGCTTGAAAAAGATCTCCACGGCATTACAAGCTACTTTATATTGCCTGTTTTTGCTTTTGTAAATGCTGGAGTAGGATTAGCCGGAGTCGATCCTAAACAGCTGATAAATTCGGTAGGTATGGGTATATTTTTTGGCCTATTTTTTGGTAAGCAATTTGGCGTATTTTTATTTAGCTTTATCTTTATCAAGCTTGGATTTGCTAAACTTCCAGAAGGTTCTAACTGGCTACAATTCTATGGAGTATGCATTCTAACTGGTATTGGCTTTACTATGAGTCTATTTGTAGGCGCACTAGCTTACCATGATAGCCCAGCATTTTACCATGCTGATAAACTTGCTATACTTTTAGCTAGTTTTGCGGCTGGTGTAGTAGGGTATATATACCTATTTTTACTATGCAAACCAAAAAAAGAGATAGATTAAAAGGAGTTATAATGAGAAGTGATGATATAAAAAAGGGATATACAAGAACCCCACACAGATCTCTACTAAGAGCTACAGGACTTAGAGATGAGGATTTTAATAAACC of Campylobacter vicugnae contains these proteins:
- the nhaA gene encoding Na+/H+ antiporter NhaA, producing the protein MSLNFIKNFIKHESFSGVLLIIATILALVFQNGFLSHFYQEILRSEFSVGFREFTLAKPLILWVNDGLMAIFFFVVGLELKREIVEGELSNPSQIALPIIGALGGVICPALIFWGFNHGDDFAIRGWAIPTATDIAFALGVLMLLGKRVPSSLKIFLLTLAIIDDLCAIVIIALFYTSELSPLSFGVAIACLIVLFILNRLKISKKSVFLVLTMILWFSVLKSGVHATIAGVVAAFFIPMVDKEGKNMLEELEKDLHGITSYFILPVFAFVNAGVGLAGVDPKQLINSVGMGIFFGLFFGKQFGVFLFSFIFIKLGFAKLPEGSNWLQFYGVCILTGIGFTMSLFVGALAYHDSPAFYHADKLAILLASFAAGVVGYIYLFLLCKPKKEID